Proteins from one Dysgonomonas sp. HDW5A genomic window:
- a CDS encoding CPBP family intramembrane glutamic endopeptidase, giving the protein MKAKNPIQQFNRPVLFYTLSTLIPWSFWFAAGYISQITPYQDKFLQIASLLSFIGLLTPLAVVFALTAKHTNIKRDITTRLFNFSDIKPVYFLLTCLIMPVSIMIGQAISLLFGYSSDQFIITGNFTFSSGIFPVWFLLIVAPVIEELAWHSYGTDSLRNRFNLFNVCLIFALFWGIWHIPLSTIRDYYQSNVVNDGLIYGLNFLVSIFPFVILMNWLYYKTNRNILIAIIFHITAGLFNELFAPHPDSKIIQTILLIVLASIVVVRDKEMFFKR; this is encoded by the coding sequence ATGAAAGCAAAGAATCCTATTCAACAATTCAATCGCCCTGTACTGTTTTATACTTTATCCACACTTATTCCCTGGAGCTTTTGGTTTGCAGCAGGCTACATAAGTCAGATCACTCCTTATCAGGATAAATTTCTTCAGATAGCAAGCCTGCTATCCTTTATCGGACTACTTACTCCCTTGGCTGTCGTATTTGCATTAACAGCCAAGCACACGAATATAAAAAGAGATATAACAACACGTCTTTTCAACTTTAGTGATATTAAGCCTGTCTACTTTCTGCTGACTTGTCTGATTATGCCTGTCAGTATAATGATAGGACAAGCCATTTCCCTGTTATTTGGATATAGCTCAGACCAATTTATTATCACAGGAAACTTCACTTTCTCCTCCGGCATCTTCCCGGTATGGTTCCTGCTAATAGTAGCCCCTGTTATAGAAGAATTAGCATGGCATTCCTATGGCACTGATTCTTTACGTAATAGGTTCAACCTGTTTAATGTCTGTCTTATTTTCGCCTTGTTCTGGGGAATCTGGCATATCCCCTTATCCACTATTCGTGATTACTATCAAAGCAATGTTGTGAATGACGGTCTTATCTATGGCTTGAATTTTCTGGTTAGCATTTTCCCGTTTGTTATACTTATGAACTGGCTCTATTACAAGACAAACAGAAATATCCTTATCGCTATTATCTTCCATATCACAGCAGGGCTTTTCAACGAGCTGTTCGCTCCACATCCCGATAGTAAAATCATCCAAACTATCCTTTTGATTGTATTGGCTAGCATAGTGGTCGTAAGGGATAAAGAAATGTTCTTCAAAAGATAA
- a CDS encoding Nramp family divalent metal transporter — MKNFWQRLRKDYNKKDTKLKSGAFELLKYIGPGLLVTVGFIDPGNWASNFAAGSEFGYALLWVVTLSTVMLIILQHNVAHLGIVTGLCLSEAANKYLPRRASRITLWSAIAASISTSLAEILGGAIALQMLFDVPIKIGAILVTIFVACMMFSNSYKKIERYIIAFVSLIGLSFIYELFLVDIEWKEAAVSWVTPSMPDGSILIIMSVLGAVVMPHNLFLHSEVIQSREWNLKDDKVIEKQLKYEFFDTLFSMVIGWAINSAMILLAASTFFREGLIVDDLQQAKSLLEPLLGANAAVVFAIALLFAGVSSSMTSGIAAGSIFAGMYDEPYNIKDIHSRTGVAISLGVALLIIFLISNPFKGLIISQAVLSMQLPITVFLQVRLTSSKEVMGKYANKPLTKYMLYTIASIVTLLNIWLLYSLATGWVITG, encoded by the coding sequence ATGAAAAACTTTTGGCAGAGATTAAGAAAAGATTATAACAAGAAAGACACCAAGCTAAAATCGGGGGCTTTTGAACTGTTAAAGTACATAGGACCTGGATTGTTGGTGACTGTCGGGTTTATTGATCCGGGAAACTGGGCATCAAATTTTGCAGCCGGATCGGAGTTTGGATATGCTCTCTTGTGGGTGGTAACCTTATCTACCGTTATGCTGATTATACTTCAACACAATGTAGCCCACTTGGGTATTGTTACGGGATTGTGTCTGTCTGAAGCTGCCAATAAGTATCTTCCCCGACGAGCTTCGAGAATTACACTCTGGTCGGCTATTGCTGCTTCTATTTCGACATCTCTAGCCGAGATATTAGGGGGAGCAATTGCCTTACAAATGCTTTTTGATGTCCCTATAAAAATAGGAGCTATACTTGTTACCATATTTGTGGCGTGTATGATGTTCTCCAATTCATACAAGAAGATCGAGCGTTATATTATTGCCTTTGTATCTCTGATCGGATTGTCGTTTATATACGAACTTTTTCTGGTAGATATCGAATGGAAAGAGGCTGCTGTTTCGTGGGTCACTCCATCTATGCCCGACGGAAGTATACTTATTATAATGAGCGTCTTGGGTGCGGTTGTTATGCCTCACAACCTCTTTCTTCATTCCGAAGTTATTCAAAGTCGCGAATGGAATCTGAAAGATGATAAGGTTATTGAGAAGCAACTTAAATATGAGTTTTTCGATACCCTTTTTTCGATGGTTATCGGATGGGCTATTAACAGTGCGATGATCCTGCTGGCTGCTTCTACTTTTTTCAGAGAAGGGTTAATCGTAGATGATTTACAACAGGCAAAAAGCCTTTTAGAACCTCTATTGGGAGCAAATGCTGCTGTTGTATTCGCCATTGCTCTTTTATTTGCAGGGGTTTCATCTTCGATGACTTCGGGTATTGCGGCAGGGTCTATCTTTGCCGGCATGTATGACGAACCGTATAATATAAAAGATATACACTCTCGCACCGGGGTGGCCATTTCGTTGGGAGTAGCTCTTTTAATCATATTTCTAATAAGCAATCCTTTCAAAGGACTCATCATTTCGCAAGCGGTGCTTAGTATGCAATTACCGATAACTGTCTTTTTACAGGTAAGACTTACTTCTTCTAAAGAGGTAATGGGTAAATATGCAAACAAACCTCTCACCAAATACATGCTTTATACAATTGCAAGTATTGTTACTTTACTGAATATTTGGTTACTATATAGTTTAGCTACGGGATGGGTAATAACCGGCTAA
- a CDS encoding phBC6A51 family helix-turn-helix protein has translation MGKYTQKLVEKISGLIEEDNYTITEICRIAGISRNVFYEWKATKPEFSEALNQAFEAREERLRQQARRSMRQKLEGQKQIETKITYTASKDSDDPYTLVVKEYVVKEKYCLPETSAIIHSLSGGYNESKSGKQAMPASPLIIQVDSEKTKRDMERLQQRLSS, from the coding sequence ATGGGAAAATATACGCAGAAACTAGTTGAGAAAATATCAGGTTTGATAGAGGAGGATAATTATACTATTACAGAAATATGCCGCATAGCGGGAATAAGCCGTAATGTGTTTTATGAATGGAAAGCCACCAAGCCCGAATTTTCGGAGGCTTTGAATCAGGCATTCGAAGCTCGTGAAGAAAGATTGAGGCAGCAAGCTCGAAGGTCGATGAGACAGAAACTTGAAGGGCAAAAACAAATAGAAACCAAAATAACTTATACGGCTTCAAAAGACAGTGACGACCCGTATACGCTCGTAGTAAAAGAGTACGTTGTAAAAGAAAAGTATTGCCTGCCGGAAACTTCGGCCATCATCCATTCGTTATCGGGAGGATATAATGAATCGAAAAGCGGAAAACAGGCGATGCCTGCAAGCCCATTGATCATACAGGTGGATAGCGAAAAGACCAAGCGTGATATGGAAAGGTTGCAACAGCGGTTAAGTTCGTAA
- a CDS encoding glycosyltransferase, which yields MSIVRQSIDTDKYELIVVNDGSTDRSESIVRKLQSNYPFIKLIKKENGGLSSARNKGLDIASGDYIFFVDADDWVSPDSLSQLLDIINTNPDDIILFKVAEVYPDGKTKSIHFHLPKSNQMLPVDDYICNYTILSAAWQGLFKRSLFTDHNIRMPEGYLAEDDDLVVKLYSVAETIYYLPIEGYNYYQRPQSISNNSDTHHNEKLIKDRISIFRELVIYVQRFTGKRKMGLERKLNFLALDIIRLLIRKSQTRPTIDAILRQLSDLGYFPLSRKAYSVKYTILRTLLNKPSRIRFFTSLKKSEKFF from the coding sequence TTGAGCATTGTTCGTCAATCTATTGATACTGACAAGTATGAATTGATTGTGGTTAATGACGGCTCAACAGATAGAAGCGAATCTATCGTTAGAAAACTACAAAGCAATTATCCTTTTATAAAGCTGATTAAGAAAGAGAACGGAGGTCTTAGTTCTGCTCGAAACAAGGGATTAGATATTGCTTCCGGTGATTATATATTCTTTGTTGATGCTGACGACTGGGTATCGCCCGACTCATTATCTCAATTATTGGATATTATAAATACTAACCCTGACGATATTATTTTATTCAAAGTGGCAGAAGTGTATCCTGATGGAAAGACAAAATCGATCCATTTCCATCTCCCCAAAAGCAACCAAATGCTACCGGTGGATGATTACATTTGCAACTACACAATACTGAGTGCAGCATGGCAAGGATTATTTAAGCGTAGTCTCTTCACCGATCATAACATACGAATGCCCGAAGGTTATCTGGCTGAGGACGATGATCTGGTTGTCAAATTATACTCTGTAGCCGAAACTATTTATTATCTGCCTATCGAAGGTTATAATTACTACCAACGTCCGCAATCGATCAGCAATAATTCTGACACGCATCACAATGAAAAACTGATAAAAGACCGAATTTCTATTTTCAGGGAATTGGTAATCTATGTCCAAAGGTTCACAGGTAAAAGAAAAATGGGATTGGAACGCAAATTAAATTTTCTGGCACTGGATATAATAAGATTACTTATCCGAAAATCACAAACGAGACCGACAATCGATGCAATATTACGACAACTATCTGATTTAGGCTATTTTCCATTAAGCAGAAAGGCATATTCGGTGAAATATACAATACTCCGGACGTTACTAAATAAGCCTTCCAGAATCCGTTTTTTTACTTCTTTGAAAAAAAGTGAAAAGTTTTTTTAA